A single genomic interval of Thermodesulfatator atlanticus DSM 21156 harbors:
- the mutM gene encoding bifunctional DNA-formamidopyrimidine glycosylase/DNA-(apurinic or apyrimidinic site) lyase yields the protein MPELPEVETIKNTLASKITGKKIIDVRIGLPKLVSPQPGKFIELIKGQEIKNLLRKGKFLIIELSNDLALLVHFRLTGQLVYLEDSQRPPQHTHIIFSLTKGTLCYADLRQFGRLELLRKEALTEHKSLLRLGPEPFDIKNDDFLKILQKSSRKIKALLLDQEKIAGLGNIYVDEALFRAKIRPDRPANTLNPEEAKRLLSTIKNILKEATSLGGSSVRNYVDGEGNSGRFQERHLVYGKRGKPCPNCQRALSYTTIANRGTTFCPSCQK from the coding sequence ATGCCAGAACTCCCCGAAGTGGAGACTATTAAAAACACCCTTGCTTCCAAAATCACCGGAAAAAAGATTATTGACGTCCGCATTGGACTTCCCAAACTCGTTTCCCCTCAGCCAGGCAAGTTTATCGAACTTATAAAAGGCCAAGAGATAAAAAATCTGCTCCGCAAGGGTAAATTTTTGATCATAGAACTTTCTAATGACCTGGCCCTGCTGGTTCACTTTCGGTTAACAGGTCAGCTTGTCTATCTTGAAGATAGCCAAAGGCCCCCACAGCATACCCATATTATTTTTTCCCTTACTAAGGGCACCCTTTGCTATGCAGACTTGAGGCAATTTGGTCGGCTTGAACTTTTGCGTAAGGAAGCCCTAACCGAGCACAAATCTTTGCTGCGTTTAGGCCCTGAGCCTTTTGACATAAAAAACGACGATTTTCTCAAAATTCTCCAAAAAAGCTCCCGCAAAATAAAAGCCCTTTTACTTGACCAAGAAAAAATTGCAGGTCTTGGCAATATCTATGTAGATGAAGCCCTTTTTAGGGCAAAAATACGTCCTGACAGACCTGCAAACACCTTAAACCCTGAAGAAGCAAAAAGGCTTTTGAGTACGATCAAAAATATACTTAAAGAAGCTACCTCTCTGGGAGGATCATCAGTAAGAAACTACGTTGACGGAGAAGGAAACTCCGGCCGCTTTCAAGAGAGGCATCTCGTTTACGGGAAACGCGGAAAACCCTGCCCTAACTGCCAAAGAGCACTTTCTTACACTACCATTGCTAACAGGGGAACAACCTTTTGTCCTTCATGCCAAAAATAA